Genomic window (Sporomusaceae bacterium):
ATCGGCCGCAGCAATATTGTCGGCAAACCGATGGCCAGCCTGCTGCTGGCCAGGAACGCCACCGTTACCGTCTGCCACTCCCGCACCGCCGACCTGCCGGCGGTGACCCGGCAGGCCGATATCCTGGTGGCCGCCATCGGCAAGCCCGGCTTCGTGACCGCCGACATGGTCGGCCCCGGCGCCGTCGTCATCGACGTCGGCATCAACAGAGTGGACGGCAAGCTGGTGGGCGATGTGGACTTCGCCCAGGTGAAAGAAGTGGCCGGCGCAATAACGCCAGTACCCGGCGGTGTCGGGCCGCTGACCATCGTAATGTTAATGCATAATACCCTAAAAGCCGCGCGCATGCAGTTGACGAAGTAGGAGGAGGAAGTAGCGTTTGATGAAAAGTGACGTCGAAATCGCCCAGGAAGCGAAGATGAAGCCCATCGCCCAGGTGGCGGCCGAGCTCGGCCTGACCGACGACGACCT
Coding sequences:
- a CDS encoding bifunctional 5,10-methylene-tetrahydrofolate dehydrogenase/5,10-methylene-tetrahydrofolate cyclohydrolase (catalyzes the formation of 5,10-methenyltetrahydrofolate from 5,10-methylenetetrahydrofolate and subsequent formation of 10-formyltetrahydrofolate from 5,10-methenyltetrahydrofolate), with protein sequence IGRSNIVGKPMASLLLARNATVTVCHSRTADLPAVTRQADILVAAIGKPGFVTADMVGPGAVVIDVGINRVDGKLVGDVDFAQVKEVAGAITPVPGGVGPLTIVMLMHNTLKAARMQLTK